The Streptococcus pluranimalium genome contains a region encoding:
- a CDS encoding sugar O-acetyltransferase: MTERDKMLAGKPYKPGDEELKNMRLRARQLMKDFNNEDDASKRSSLLKAWFGSTGENLHMEQPFRCDYGNNIYVGENFYANFNQTFLDVCEIRIGDNVMIGPNCQLLTPLHPLDPIERNSGVEYGAPITLGDNVWLAGGVTVLPGVTLGNNVVVGAGSVVTKSFPDNVVLAGNPAKVIKTID, from the coding sequence ATGACTGAACGTGATAAGATGCTGGCAGGTAAACCATACAAACCGGGTGATGAGGAATTAAAAAACATGCGTCTGCGTGCTCGCCAGTTGATGAAAGACTTTAATAATGAGGATGATGCTTCTAAACGAAGTAGCCTCCTCAAAGCTTGGTTTGGCTCAACCGGAGAAAACCTGCACATGGAACAGCCTTTCCGCTGTGATTATGGCAATAACATTTATGTCGGTGAGAATTTCTATGCTAACTTTAACCAGACCTTCCTAGATGTCTGCGAGATTCGCATCGGTGATAATGTCATGATTGGCCCCAATTGCCAGTTATTAACGCCCTTGCATCCTTTGGATCCGATCGAGCGTAATTCTGGAGTAGAATACGGTGCCCCAATAACCCTAGGGGACAATGTCTGGCTAGCTGGTGGCGTTACGGTTCTTCCCGGGGTGACTCTTGGAAATAACGTGGTAGTCGGTGCAGGAAGTGTTGTGACAAAATCGTTCCCTGATAATGTTGTTCTTGCGGGAAATCCTGCTAAGGTGATTAAGACGATTGATTAA
- the dprA gene encoding DNA-processing protein DprA: MNNFELYKLKKAGLSNQHILNILDYEAKYQKSLSLRDRAVVSKCSNPVVFMEHYKNLDSKTLRQEFLTFPSISILDDDYPLELKEIYNPPVLLFYKGNIDLLEKPKLAVVGARKCSEIGTKSIQKIITELENRFVIVSGLARGIDTAAHLSALKNGGASIGIIGTGLDVYYPKENQRLQDFMMQNHLVLSEYGPGEQPLKYHFPERNRIIAGLCQGIIVAEAKLRSGSLITCERALEGGRDVFALPGNILDGKSAGCLQLIQEGAKCITSGFDVLSDYSF, encoded by the coding sequence ATGAATAATTTTGAATTGTACAAACTAAAAAAAGCAGGTTTATCTAATCAGCATATCTTAAATATCCTAGATTACGAAGCTAAATATCAAAAATCCTTATCCCTTAGAGACCGTGCAGTAGTATCTAAATGTTCTAATCCAGTTGTTTTTATGGAGCATTATAAAAACTTGGATAGTAAGACCTTACGTCAAGAATTTCTAACCTTTCCTAGCATTTCCATCTTAGATGATGATTATCCTTTGGAACTCAAGGAAATCTATAATCCACCTGTACTTTTGTTTTATAAAGGAAATATTGATCTGCTTGAAAAACCAAAACTAGCAGTGGTTGGTGCTAGAAAATGTAGTGAGATAGGGACAAAGTCTATTCAGAAGATTATCACGGAACTGGAGAATCGTTTTGTGATTGTTAGCGGATTGGCGCGTGGTATTGATACGGCAGCTCATTTGTCTGCACTTAAAAATGGAGGAGCTAGTATTGGGATTATTGGAACAGGTCTTGATGTTTACTATCCCAAAGAAAATCAACGGTTACAGGATTTTATGATGCAAAACCATTTGGTCCTTTCAGAGTATGGTCCTGGTGAACAACCACTTAAATATCACTTTCCAGAGCGAAATCGTATTATTGCAGGGCTTTGTCAGGGAATTATTGTCGCTGAAGCTAAATTGCGCTCAGGAAGTTTAATCACTTGTGAGCGCGCATTAGAAGGAGGGAGAGATGTTTTTGCACTTCCGGGCAATATTTTAGATGGCAAGTCCGCTGGTTGTTTACAATTGATTCAAGAGGGTGCAAAGTGCATTACATCGGGATTTGATGTCTTGA